TTGATCTTGTTAAAATACCTACTTCCGATAGTAACAACTTTTCTAATTCAAGGAACACTATCATTAAATAGAACAGATTCTGCTCCTATGTTTGTTTTTGTAATATCTGTAGCGTTATTGTTGATTTTAGGATTCTATAAAATCAATATTATGGAAGGAAAGCAAAAAGTTACACTTGAAAATAAGATTCAAGAAAAAATTTTAATGAAATATTATGTTCAAAAAGTTAGTGATATCAGATCTGGCGGTAATAGTGACAATGTCACTGGTTATTTTTGGAATTTGTTTGGTTCAGTTTCGGGTTTGCTGGAAAAATTTTATTTTAAGCTTAATTTAGTTTATGTATTGCTATTGGCAAGTATTGTTTTCAGTATAACGCCTTTATTATTTGGTGTTTTAGTTTTCTGGATTGGTTTATTTTCTTATTTTTTAAAAAGGAAAATAGACATTATTAGAAATAATGAAAAAGATGTCATTGGAAAATCATCGGTGTTTTCATTTTCTGTTGAGAATAATATCAAAAGCTCATTTGATATCAATTTGTTTTCCAAGAATAAAGAAGCAGAAAGCTTTGTTCAACAGAAAATCCAAGATTATTTTGAAAGTAAAAATCAAATGGTCACGAATGATTTGAAAATAGCTTCAATGTTTCAAGTGTTTTCAACGCTTATCTCAATTTCAACATTTGTTGTGTTCGGTGTAAATGCAGCACTTCACACTGGAAGTACTACTAGTTTATTAAATGATTCAAATGGTATTTTGATTATTTCTATCATACTTAGTTCAGTTGCGCCAGTTCTGCAATCATGGTTGAGTTATCAAAAAAGTGCCATTGCGATTGATTATATTCAAAGTGGCGAAGATTATACTGAGCAAGCGGAAAAATCAGAGGATGTATTAGATGTTCCAAAAATCACCACTATTGATGTGAAGAATTTGAATTTTTCTTATGATGAGAAAAAGAAGATATTCAAACAGTTTGATACGAGATTTGAAGCAGGAAAACTATACACTCTTATTGGAGATAATGGTTGCGGAAAATCAACACTCATTAATTTGCTTTCAGGGGTGTTAGATCCAGATTCTGGAATAATGATTGTTAATGAATCAGTCGAAAGGAGATCATTTAAAAATACCAGTATTAGAGAATATATTAGTTTGTATTCGCCTGAATTCAATTTGTATGGCAATACCGTTGGT
The DNA window shown above is from Enterococcus sp. 12C11_DIV0727 and carries:
- a CDS encoding ATP-binding cassette domain-containing protein — translated: MYAHYMQHSTTDCGIASLKTILKQLRIKIGNENELYQHYSIKKTQGLSLDEMKTILKKYGVNSSAYGVTDFEKLKKVEKLPMLLVVENDGVGHYVVVHEIKDNQSFIVSNPAESTLIEYDEAYLKSIFLGYALCIADSNSVVTNRSKKKFRMNKVESSLGKRLYKEVMQEISYSLKVKMIGLILLKYLLPIVTTFLIQGTLSLNRTDSAPMFVFVISVALLLILGFYKINIMEGKQKVTLENKIQEKILMKYYVQKVSDIRSGGNSDNVTGYFWNLFGSVSGLLEKFYFKLNLVYVLLLASIVFSITPLLFGVLVFWIGLFSYFLKRKIDIIRNNEKDVIGKSSVFSFSVENNIKSSFDINLFSKNKEAESFVQQKIQDYFESKNQMVTNDLKIASMFQVFSTLISISTFVVFGVNAALHTGSTTSLLNDSNGILIISIILSSVAPVLQSWLSYQKSAIAIDYIQSGEDYTEQAEKSEDVLDVPKITTIDVKNLNFSYDEKKKIFKQFDTRFEAGKLYTLIGDNGCGKSTLINLLSGVLDPDSGIMIVNESVERRSFKNTSIREYISLYSPEFNLYGNTVGRNIRYKVFNENLTTEQKSHYDDLLDLKLPNNYLIQSEGRNLSQGQKQKILLMRALYQDTSLYIFDEPTGNLDSASKKKFMNYIKKLANDEKKIVIVISHETDVLEYADEIINIKEKRRGDKNEK